Proteins co-encoded in one Erinaceus europaeus chromosome X, mEriEur2.1, whole genome shotgun sequence genomic window:
- the AGTR2 gene encoding type-2 angiotensin II receptor has translation MKGNGTLATISRNITSSLHFGLVNISGNGFAFNCSHRPSDKHLDAIPVLYYIIFVIGFLVNTIVVTLFCCQKGPKKVSSIYIFNLAIADLLLLATLPLWASYYSYRYDWLFGPVMCKVFGSFLTLNMFASIFFITCMSVDRYQSVIYPFLSQRRNPWQASYIVPLVWCMACLSSLPTFYFRDVRTIEYLGVNACIMAFPPEKYAQWSAGIALMKNILGFIIPLIFIATCYFGIRKHLLKTNSYGKNRITRDQVLKMAAAVVLAFIICWLPFHVLTFLDALAWMGVINSCEVIAVIDLALPFAILLGFTNSCINPFLYCFVGNRFQQKLRRVFRVPITWLQGKRESMSCRKSSSLREMETFVS, from the coding sequence ATGAAGGGCAACGGCACCCTTGCCACCATCAGCAGAAACATTACCAGCAGTCTTCACTTTGGTCTTGTGAACATCTCTGGCAATGGGTTTGCTTTTAACTGCTCGCACAGGCCATCAGATAAGCATTTAGATGCAATTCCTGTTCTCTACTATATCATTTTTGTGATTGGGTTTCTTGTCAATACTATTGTGGTTACACTGTTTTGTTGTCAAAAGGGTCCTAAAAAGGTTTCCAGCATTTATATCTTCAACCTGGCTATAGCTGACTTACTGCTTTTGGCTACTCTTCCTCTTTGGGCAAGCTACTATTCTTACAGATATGACTGGCTCTTTGGGCCTGTGATGTGTAAAGTTTTTGGTTCTTTTCTGACCCTGAACATGTTTGCAAGCATTTTTTTTATCACCTGCATGAGTGTTGATAGGTACCAATCTGTCATCTATCCCTTTCTGTCTCAAAGAAGAAATCCCTGGCAAGCATCTTACATAGTTCCCCTTGTTTGGTGTATGGCTTGTCTGTCCTCATTGCCAACATTTTATTTCCGAGATGTCAGAACCATTGAATATTTAGGTGTGAATGCTTGCATTATGGCTTTTCCACCTGAGAAATATGCCCAATGGTCAGCTGGGATTGCTTTAATGAAAAATATCCTTGGTTTTATTATTCCTTTAATATTCATAGCCACATGCTAttttggaatcagaaaacactTGCTGAAGACCAATAGCTATGGGAAGAACAGAATAACTCGTGACCAAGTTCTGAAGATGGCAGCTGCTGTTGTTCTGGCGTTCATCATTTGTTGGCTTCCCTTCCATGTTCTGACCTTCCTGGATGCTCTGGCCTGGATGGGTGTCATTAATAGCTGTGAAGTTATAGCAGTCATTGACCTGGCACTTCCTTTTGCCATCCTCCTGGGATTCACCAACAGCTGCATTAATCCCTTTCTGTATTGTTTTGTTGGAAACCGGTTCCAACAGAAGCTCCGCCGTGTGTTTAGGGTTCCGATTACTTGGCtccaaggcaagagagagagtatGTCATGCCGAAAAAGCAGTTCTCTTAGAGAAATGGAGACCTTTGTGTCTTAA